Proteins found in one Meiothermus sp. Pnk-1 genomic segment:
- a CDS encoding DUF4870 domain-containing protein, with the protein MEPPSPSESDRTWAAVAHLAPLVGYLFLIGQILLPLAILLWGPKSAFVQSHAKESLNGQISYTIYGLVLLLLAFTIVGVVIALPLGLLLLVLALWNMVMGALAAGRWERYSYALILRLVP; encoded by the coding sequence ATGGAACCTCCCTCCCCGAGCGAATCTGACCGCACCTGGGCCGCGGTAGCCCACTTGGCCCCCTTGGTGGGCTACCTCTTCCTCATCGGACAGATCCTCCTACCCCTGGCGATCCTCCTTTGGGGCCCCAAAAGCGCTTTCGTGCAATCCCATGCCAAAGAATCCCTGAACGGCCAGATCAGCTATACCATTTACGGGCTAGTCCTACTCCTCCTCGCCTTCACCATCGTGGGGGTGGTGATCGCGCTGCCTTTGGGACTGCTCCTGCTGGTGCTGGCGCTATGGAACATGGTTATGGGCGCGCTGGCGGCAGGACGCTGGGAGAGGTACAGCTACGCCCTTATCCTGCGCCTAGTGCCCTGA
- the hisS gene encoding histidine--tRNA ligase, with amino-acid sequence MLKSVPGTNDIFSQRKEYAFREPVFRHIVETAQKVLASSGAQPIHTPIFEYAEVFQKGVGLTSDIVVKKEMYVFEDRGERLLALRPEPTASMVRAYNEHGMKVWPQPVRLFTWGPIFRAERHQKGRYKQFHQVDYEALGSADPLVDAESIALMVKIYRELGLRGLEVKLGSVGDPEDRSRYNAYLRELFRPHAKRLSQDSQARLESNPMRILDSKDPGDQALLQELEVRPMLEFLGSESSAFHQAVQRYLEGLGIPFQVDPSLVRGLDYYVRTAWEVHHARIGAKSALGGGGRYDGLSEMLGGPRVPGVGFGIGIERVAIALEEEGVAIPPDPSPDLYLAPLDEAAKGEALSLAERLRPKFRVEIGYSVKKVGKALEEALKRGARYAGFLGEAERQKGVVALKHLASGEQREVRWEALEEALPR; translated from the coding sequence ATGCTGAAGTCCGTACCCGGAACCAACGACATTTTCTCCCAGCGCAAGGAATACGCCTTCCGTGAGCCGGTGTTTCGCCACATCGTCGAGACCGCCCAAAAAGTGCTGGCCTCGAGCGGCGCTCAGCCCATCCACACCCCCATCTTCGAGTACGCCGAGGTCTTCCAAAAGGGCGTGGGCCTGACCTCAGACATCGTGGTCAAGAAGGAGATGTACGTCTTCGAGGACCGCGGCGAGCGTCTGCTGGCGTTGCGCCCCGAGCCCACCGCCTCCATGGTGCGGGCCTACAACGAGCACGGGATGAAGGTCTGGCCCCAGCCGGTGCGGCTTTTCACCTGGGGCCCGATCTTTCGAGCCGAACGCCACCAGAAAGGCCGCTACAAGCAGTTTCACCAGGTGGACTACGAAGCCCTGGGCTCGGCGGATCCCTTGGTAGACGCCGAGAGCATCGCCTTGATGGTCAAGATCTACCGCGAGCTGGGGCTGCGGGGGCTCGAGGTCAAGCTGGGCTCGGTGGGTGATCCGGAGGACCGCTCGCGCTACAACGCCTACCTGCGCGAGCTTTTCCGCCCACACGCGAAGCGGCTGAGCCAGGACTCCCAGGCGCGGCTCGAGAGCAACCCCATGCGCATCCTCGACTCCAAGGACCCAGGGGACCAGGCGTTGCTGCAAGAGCTCGAGGTCAGGCCGATGCTCGAGTTTTTGGGATCGGAGTCCTCGGCTTTTCACCAGGCGGTGCAGCGGTACCTCGAGGGGCTCGGGATCCCCTTCCAGGTGGACCCGAGCCTCGTACGAGGTCTGGACTACTACGTACGCACGGCCTGGGAGGTGCACCACGCCCGGATTGGGGCCAAGTCGGCCCTGGGCGGAGGCGGGCGCTACGACGGGCTCTCGGAGATGCTGGGGGGGCCCCGGGTTCCGGGGGTGGGCTTTGGTATCGGGATCGAGCGGGTGGCGATCGCGCTCGAGGAGGAGGGGGTGGCTATCCCACCCGACCCCTCCCCTGACCTCTATCTGGCCCCGCTGGACGAGGCCGCCAAGGGCGAGGCGCTCTCCCTGGCCGAACGGCTGCGCCCGAAATTCCGGGTGGAGATCGGCTATAGCGTCAAGAAGGTGGGAAAGGCGCTCGAGGAGGCCCTAAAACGCGGAGCCCGCTACGCCGGTTTTTTAGGCGAAGCCGAGCGGCAAAAAGGCGTGGTGGCGCTCAAACACCTCGCCTCGGGCGAGCAGCGCGAGGTGCGCTGGGAGGCGCTCGAGGAAGCCCTCCCCCGTTGA
- a CDS encoding tyrosine-type recombinase/integrase: MLVPLANWHNPGKRRLEAIRAAQERDEAALLELLEAYLILKGRKRAKLSPKTLEIYRLGVRDFLAWAWPPDAPAPQVQILKATADDLDRYIADLQTGGSHLVGHTLKPSSIATYLAGVRALYKALEWAGAATPPTGVTAPRDPTPAYERRPALPGTLYRRLLTHLETGEPHHRRDRIAVRLMAEAGLRISEVIHLQTADVHLEERLLEVKRGKGSKSRSVPISKSLAAELEDWLKLRLAYAAAGEGRVLINLGGRKANGRGMTARGLREILNGHYRALGFPPRYSGAHLLRHTAGTRFYQASRDLHATARLLGHTNVNTSAIYAKMDLEGLFEVVDRIDEGD; this comes from the coding sequence ATGCTCGTCCCGCTCGCCAACTGGCACAATCCCGGCAAGCGTCGCCTAGAGGCCATTCGAGCCGCCCAAGAGCGCGACGAAGCCGCCTTGCTGGAGCTGCTCGAGGCCTACCTAATCCTCAAGGGGCGCAAACGGGCCAAGCTCTCGCCCAAAACCCTCGAGATCTACCGGCTGGGGGTGCGCGATTTTTTAGCCTGGGCCTGGCCGCCGGATGCACCCGCGCCCCAGGTGCAGATCCTAAAGGCTACCGCAGACGACCTAGACCGCTACATCGCCGACCTTCAGACCGGGGGCAGCCATCTGGTCGGCCACACCCTCAAGCCCAGCAGCATCGCCACCTACCTGGCCGGGGTGCGGGCGCTGTACAAGGCGCTCGAGTGGGCAGGCGCCGCCACCCCTCCGACCGGGGTCACTGCCCCCCGGGATCCCACCCCCGCTTACGAGCGCCGACCCGCGTTGCCGGGTACGCTCTATAGGAGGCTCCTCACCCACCTCGAAACCGGCGAGCCCCACCACCGCCGCGATCGCATCGCTGTCCGCCTCATGGCCGAGGCCGGGTTGCGCATAAGTGAAGTGATTCACTTACAGACCGCCGACGTTCACCTCGAGGAGCGGCTGCTCGAGGTCAAGCGCGGCAAGGGCAGCAAATCCCGCAGCGTACCCATAAGCAAATCCCTGGCGGCGGAGCTCGAGGACTGGCTCAAGCTCCGCCTGGCCTACGCCGCCGCTGGCGAAGGGCGGGTTCTGATCAACCTGGGCGGGCGCAAAGCCAACGGACGAGGCATGACCGCCCGAGGGCTACGGGAGATCCTGAACGGGCACTACCGCGCCCTGGGCTTCCCACCTCGCTACTCAGGCGCTCACCTGCTGCGCCATACCGCGGGGACGAGGTTTTATCAAGCCTCGCGCGACCTTCACGCCACCGCCCGGCTCCTAGGCCACACCAACGTCAACACCAGCGCCATCTACGCCAAGATGGACCTGGAGGGCCTCTTTGAGGTCGTCGATCGCATCGACGAGGGGGATTGA